A genome region from Methanococcoides burtonii DSM 6242 includes the following:
- the budA gene encoding acetolactate decarboxylase, giving the protein MAKRTLLMLSIILLTCSLLFSGCLGQNNNELNAVHTSMQNDVLYQVSTIDALLEGLYDGEVTIKELKEKGDTGLGTFNTLDGEMIMIDGEVYQIKTDGLAYLADDTMRTPFAAVTTFEADEAIVMQDTVNSSEVAFMLEQVLPSKNLMYAIRIDGNFSSMKVRSVPAQERPYPLLVDVVANEQAVFEHEDVEGSIVGFWLPYYVESMNVPGYHFHFIDSERTEGGHVLDYTLIDGTVSIDRTTGFELLLPGDDDFLSADLLRDKGEELSVVEKDD; this is encoded by the coding sequence ATGGCTAAAAGGACCTTATTGATGCTATCTATCATTCTATTGACATGCTCTCTTCTGTTCTCCGGATGTTTAGGGCAGAATAACAATGAGCTCAATGCTGTGCATACTAGCATGCAAAACGATGTGCTCTATCAGGTATCGACCATCGATGCCCTGCTTGAGGGACTTTATGATGGTGAGGTCACGATCAAAGAGCTAAAAGAAAAAGGCGATACAGGTCTTGGGACCTTTAACACACTCGATGGTGAGATGATAATGATAGACGGTGAGGTCTATCAGATAAAGACCGATGGTCTTGCATATCTGGCAGATGACACCATGCGTACACCCTTTGCAGCGGTCACTACTTTTGAAGCAGATGAAGCCATTGTCATGCAAGATACGGTAAATTCTTCAGAGGTAGCTTTTATGCTGGAGCAGGTATTGCCTTCCAAGAATCTCATGTACGCTATTAGAATTGATGGTAATTTCAGTTCGATGAAGGTTCGCAGCGTTCCTGCGCAGGAAAGGCCATATCCTTTACTTGTGGATGTGGTTGCAAATGAACAGGCTGTGTTTGAACATGAGGATGTGGAAGGCAGCATCGTAGGTTTCTGGCTTCCCTATTATGTAGAGAGTATGAACGTTCCTGGATATCATTTCCATTTTATCGATTCAGAACGTACCGAAGGTGGACATGTTCTCGATTATACGCTAATCGATGGTACTGTGAGCATAGATCGCACAACAGGTTTTGAACTGCTGCTTCCAGGTGATGATGATTTTCTTTCCGCCGATCTTCTAAGGGACAAAGGGGAAGAGCTGAGCGTTGTAGAAAAGGATGATTGA
- a CDS encoding LL-diaminopimelate aminotransferase translates to MYADRINSLPPYLFATIDEAKAVVKAKGVDVIDLGVGDPDMPTPEHIVESMCEAVRDPATHRYPSYTGMIEFREAVANWCKDTRGLELDAATETLTLIGSKEGVAHIPLAFVNPGDVALIPDPGYPVYKIGTQFAGGEPHVMPLLEENGFLPDFDAIPADKLAKAKLMFLNYPNNPTSATADVKFFKEVVEFAKNNDITVVHDNAYSEMVYDDYTAPSFLSVDGAMDVGMELYSMSKTYNMTGWRLAFAVGNKDLIAGFGKVKSNIDSGAFDAVQRAGITAVSSSQQCVTDMNSIYQKRRDALLKGLRGIGLDAKAPKATFYMWVPTPDGYDSMGFSKLLLEESGIVATPGVGFGEYGEGYIRFALTQSVERIEEAVARMDKLTI, encoded by the coding sequence ATGTACGCAGATAGAATCAATTCATTACCCCCTTATTTATTCGCAACTATAGATGAAGCCAAAGCTGTTGTAAAGGCAAAAGGCGTCGATGTGATCGACCTTGGTGTCGGTGATCCTGACATGCCTACTCCTGAACACATCGTTGAGTCCATGTGTGAAGCTGTCAGAGACCCTGCAACCCACAGATATCCTTCATACACCGGTATGATCGAGTTCAGGGAAGCTGTGGCAAACTGGTGCAAGGATACACGCGGTCTCGAGCTTGATGCTGCAACGGAGACATTGACACTTATAGGCTCAAAGGAAGGTGTTGCACACATCCCTCTTGCTTTTGTCAACCCTGGTGATGTGGCATTGATCCCTGACCCAGGATATCCTGTTTACAAGATTGGAACCCAGTTCGCAGGCGGAGAACCGCATGTCATGCCTCTTCTTGAGGAGAATGGCTTCCTTCCTGACTTTGACGCAATTCCTGCGGACAAGCTTGCAAAGGCAAAGCTCATGTTCCTGAACTATCCGAACAACCCAACATCCGCTACTGCTGATGTGAAGTTCTTCAAAGAGGTCGTTGAGTTTGCAAAGAACAATGACATCACCGTTGTTCACGACAACGCATATTCTGAAATGGTCTATGATGATTACACCGCACCAAGCTTCCTCAGTGTTGATGGGGCAATGGATGTCGGTATGGAACTTTATTCCATGTCCAAGACCTACAACATGACCGGATGGAGACTTGCATTCGCTGTTGGTAACAAGGACCTCATTGCAGGATTTGGGAAGGTAAAATCCAACATCGATTCCGGTGCTTTCGATGCAGTCCAGAGAGCAGGTATCACTGCAGTCTCAAGCTCACAGCAGTGTGTTACTGACATGAACAGCATCTATCAGAAAAGGCGTGATGCACTTCTCAAAGGTCTCAGAGGCATTGGTCTTGACGCAAAGGCACCAAAAGCAACATTCTACATGTGGGTTCCTACTCCTGATGGATACGATTCCATGGGATTCTCAAAGCTCCTGCTCGAAGAGTCCGGCATTGTTGCAACTCCGGGTGTCGGCTTTGGTGAATATGGTGAAGGTTACATAAGGTTCGCTCTTACACAGTCTGTAGAGCGTATCGAAGAAGCTGTGGCAAGAATGGACAAGCTGACCATCTAA
- a CDS encoding YbhB/YbcL family Raf kinase inhibitor-like protein, which produces MRTLMKIVALTTMILTIAVSGCATTDTDEPEPIPEIIEDENNVPEQEIFLISTSAFENNGEIPSRYTCDGDNINPELVPGSLPEDTVSLVLIVDDPDAPIGTFTHWIVWNIAPGSIIEENTVPGIQGLNGAKGTDYLGPCPPSGTHRYFFRFYALDTMLDIGSGSTRTTLEEAMQEHIIAEGELMGTYSSD; this is translated from the coding sequence ATGCGTACATTGATGAAGATCGTTGCATTGACCACAATGATACTGACCATAGCAGTATCGGGCTGCGCGACCACTGATACTGATGAACCTGAGCCAATACCGGAAATAATTGAGGATGAGAATAATGTACCTGAACAGGAGATATTCCTGATCTCGACCAGTGCCTTTGAGAACAACGGGGAAATTCCCTCACGCTACACCTGTGATGGGGATAACATCAATCCGGAACTCGTTCCCGGCAGCCTGCCTGAAGATACCGTAAGCCTTGTCCTGATAGTCGATGATCCCGATGCTCCAATAGGAACGTTCACCCACTGGATAGTATGGAACATTGCACCGGGCTCAATTATCGAGGAGAACACAGTTCCGGGAATACAGGGACTTAATGGTGCTAAAGGAACAGATTATTTAGGACCATGTCCACCTTCGGGAACACACAGGTACTTTTTCAGGTTCTACGCATTGGACACCATGCTTGACATTGGATCAGGTTCCACGAGAACAACTCTGGAAGAAGCAATGCAGGAACACATCATTGCAGAAGGAGAGCTAATGGGAACCTACTCCAGTGATTAA
- a CDS encoding 4Fe-4S binding protein, with protein MLLKVAGNIISRSKKITRVEWFRLSLQLIGLAIFIYFGSQSTFYVVLLSVPVALLFGPVYCGWVCPRGMFQNIIGSMGKRVLGKRYNKLIPKRIHKPLLYFRYGVLLFLLTALVMYEFQLIDDTIMESVVIDGLLLIMVVSILLSFFVDRAACKYFCKEGAAASLTNLVKIRKIKRDDSLCNSCGICDRVCPMWIDVSKKDVVRDTACISCMKCVQKCPVDALRVE; from the coding sequence ATGCTGTTGAAAGTGGCAGGGAATATCATATCAAGGTCGAAAAAGATCACAAGGGTTGAGTGGTTCAGGTTGAGCCTTCAGCTTATTGGCCTTGCCATCTTCATCTATTTTGGCTCACAGTCAACATTCTATGTTGTGCTACTGTCCGTTCCTGTTGCTCTGTTATTTGGTCCGGTCTATTGCGGCTGGGTGTGCCCAAGGGGTATGTTCCAGAACATCATTGGTTCAATGGGAAAAAGGGTACTCGGTAAAAGATACAACAAACTCATCCCAAAACGCATCCATAAGCCGTTACTATATTTCCGCTATGGAGTATTGCTCTTCTTACTGACCGCTCTGGTGATGTATGAATTTCAGCTCATTGATGATACCATCATGGAATCCGTGGTAATAGATGGTCTGCTACTGATCATGGTGGTTTCGATACTGCTTTCTTTTTTCGTGGACAGGGCTGCATGCAAGTATTTCTGCAAAGAAGGAGCAGCAGCTTCATTGACTAATCTGGTAAAGATAAGGAAGATAAAGCGTGATGATTCGCTTTGTAATTCATGCGGTATATGTGACAGGGTGTGTCCCATGTGGATCGATGTGTCAAAGAAGGATGTTGTCAGGGATACTGCCTGCATCAGTTGTATGAAGTGTGTTCAGAAGTGTCCTGTGGATGCGCTTAGGGTTGAGTGA
- a CDS encoding class II SORL domain-containing protein, with protein MIILNFGELVKGKDIEAESAMKEKHVPTIEILKKHGGTEADLIRVIVGKETAHPNTVEHHIAWVELYGKKTGGEVVNLGRVNFSPGNTKPDCWFKLENISEYKAFCALGYCNIHGLWENCVEV; from the coding sequence GTGATTATTTTGAATTTTGGTGAATTAGTAAAAGGAAAGGACATTGAAGCAGAAAGTGCAATGAAGGAAAAACACGTACCTACCATTGAGATCCTTAAAAAGCATGGTGGAACAGAAGCAGACCTCATTCGAGTCATTGTAGGTAAAGAGACCGCACATCCAAATACCGTTGAGCATCATATTGCCTGGGTAGAACTTTACGGTAAAAAGACAGGTGGAGAAGTTGTGAACCTTGGAAGAGTAAACTTCAGCCCGGGTAATACGAAGCCTGACTGCTGGTTCAAACTTGAGAATATTAGTGAATATAAGGCATTCTGTGCTCTTGGATATTGTAACATCCACGGTCTGTGGGAAAACTGCGTAGAGGTATGA
- a CDS encoding metal ABC transporter permease, producing MLEILQYEFMINAITAGILASIACGMIGVYVVVKRIALISGGIAHASFGGIGISYFLGINPIMGVLPFSLLSALTIGTFSKRTDVAEDTIIGILWSMGMAIGIIFIGLTPGYAPDLMTYLFGNILTVPQSDITMMLALDAIIILVVYALYKEFMALCYDEEFSTVVGIPVEKLYLLLLCLIALTVVVMIRVVGLILVIALLTIPAALSREFTNDMRKMMFLSIFFGAAFTIIGLMLSYYFDIASGATIILVMSSFYLLNIIIKKWRTISEKPFDI from the coding sequence GTGCTGGAAATATTACAATATGAATTTATGATCAATGCCATCACAGCAGGTATTCTTGCAAGTATCGCATGCGGGATGATCGGAGTATATGTCGTTGTAAAACGGATAGCACTCATCAGCGGAGGAATTGCACACGCATCTTTTGGCGGAATAGGCATCAGCTATTTTCTTGGGATAAACCCCATAATGGGAGTATTGCCATTTAGCCTGCTTTCAGCACTTACTATAGGTACTTTCAGCAAACGTACAGATGTTGCAGAAGATACTATCATAGGAATACTCTGGTCAATGGGTATGGCCATCGGGATTATATTCATAGGCCTGACCCCGGGTTATGCACCTGATCTAATGACATATCTTTTCGGGAATATACTTACAGTCCCACAGTCAGACATCACGATGATGCTAGCACTGGATGCCATTATAATCCTGGTGGTGTATGCACTCTATAAAGAGTTCATGGCATTGTGCTATGATGAGGAATTCTCCACCGTTGTAGGAATACCTGTTGAAAAACTATACCTGCTTTTGCTTTGTCTTATTGCTTTGACAGTTGTAGTGATGATACGCGTGGTGGGACTTATACTTGTAATTGCTCTTTTGACAATTCCTGCCGCATTGAGCAGGGAATTTACAAACGACATGAGGAAGATGATGTTCTTATCGATCTTCTTCGGTGCTGCCTTTACAATAATTGGCCTCATGCTATCCTATTACTTTGACATAGCATCAGGTGCGACAATTATCCTTGTGATGTCCTCTTTTTACTTGCTCAACATCATTATCAAAAAATGGAGAACTATTTCGGAAAAGCCATTTGACATATAA
- a CDS encoding cation diffusion facilitator family transporter, which yields MDKRSIKIQQILAVILVLNFLVAFVKIVYGTLTNTLSMKSDGYHSLFDGISNIVGIIAIFVAAKPPDKTHPYGHQKFETLASIIIAILIIFVGFEIFHNSIDRFTSNISPNVTNLSFLVMIGTMAINMMVTEYERRKGEQLSSDILLADSIHTRSDIFVSLSVLVALVAIKAGYPIIDPLISLIIAAVIVKAGVSIILSSSKTLCDAAQLEEDMICSLVYEIEGVENCHNVRTRGCIGEIHIDLHIMVRPDMPLYDAHAISHKVMEHLKSKIKGVSEVMVHVDPLKEQK from the coding sequence ATGGACAAACGCTCAATAAAAATCCAGCAGATACTGGCAGTTATACTGGTACTGAATTTTCTGGTCGCTTTTGTAAAGATAGTCTATGGTACACTTACAAATACTCTCAGTATGAAGTCAGACGGATACCATTCCCTCTTTGACGGAATATCCAACATCGTCGGTATTATCGCTATTTTCGTGGCAGCCAAACCTCCAGACAAGACCCATCCTTACGGACATCAGAAATTTGAGACCCTGGCATCGATCATCATTGCAATCCTTATCATCTTCGTGGGTTTCGAAATATTTCACAATTCGATTGACAGGTTCACTTCAAACATAAGTCCGAATGTAACGAACCTGAGTTTCCTTGTGATGATAGGGACAATGGCCATTAACATGATGGTCACCGAATATGAACGCCGAAAAGGGGAACAGCTAAGCAGTGATATCCTGCTTGCAGACTCGATACACACCAGAAGCGATATATTCGTTTCACTTTCGGTTCTGGTAGCATTGGTAGCCATAAAAGCAGGTTACCCTATAATCGATCCCCTGATATCACTCATCATAGCAGCGGTCATTGTAAAGGCCGGAGTTAGTATAATCCTTAGCAGCAGCAAGACACTCTGTGATGCAGCCCAGCTTGAAGAAGATATGATATGCTCGCTTGTCTACGAGATAGAAGGTGTGGAGAACTGCCATAATGTAAGGACTAGAGGATGCATCGGAGAGATCCATATCGACCTTCATATAATGGTAAGGCCGGATATGCCGCTCTACGATGCACATGCAATATCTCATAAAGTGATGGAACACCTTAAATCCAAAATAAAAGGTGTTTCTGAAGTTATGGTACATGTGGACCCTCTGAAAGAACAAAAATAA
- a CDS encoding metal ABC transporter ATP-binding protein, giving the protein MGNVIDVKDVWLRYKDLTVLESVNLSIEEGDFLGIIGPNGGGKSTLLKVILGLIKPQRGTVEVLGTTPEKARHLIGYVPQYNPSSLDFPINVREVVLMGRMGKKGLFQKYTEEDHAATKKALKTVEMLEYSDRQIGELSGGQRQRVFIARALVSEPKVLILDEPVTGIDTMMQMEFYELLKKLRSRVTIVMVSHDISAVSVLVDKIACLNGKLHYHGSKELVPEDVEQAYGCPVELIAHGVPHRVLHKH; this is encoded by the coding sequence ATGGGGAATGTGATCGATGTTAAAGATGTATGGTTAAGGTACAAGGACCTGACAGTGCTGGAAAGTGTGAACCTTTCCATCGAAGAGGGGGATTTCCTTGGAATAATAGGACCGAACGGTGGCGGGAAAAGCACACTATTGAAGGTCATTCTGGGATTGATAAAACCACAGAGGGGAACCGTGGAAGTACTCGGTACGACCCCCGAGAAAGCACGCCATCTGATCGGTTATGTACCCCAATACAACCCTTCTAGCCTCGATTTTCCAATTAATGTCAGAGAAGTTGTGCTTATGGGACGAATGGGAAAGAAAGGATTGTTCCAAAAATACACAGAAGAAGACCATGCTGCGACCAAGAAAGCCCTTAAGACCGTGGAAATGCTCGAATATAGTGATCGCCAGATAGGAGAACTCTCCGGAGGGCAGAGGCAGCGGGTTTTCATAGCACGTGCCCTTGTGAGTGAACCAAAGGTGCTTATTCTGGATGAACCGGTCACAGGTATTGATACCATGATGCAAATGGAATTCTATGAACTGCTTAAGAAGCTCAGGTCCAGGGTCACAATAGTAATGGTCTCACATGACATCAGTGCAGTTTCCGTACTCGTGGACAAGATAGCATGCCTTAACGGGAAACTACATTACCACGGTTCAAAGGAACTTGTCCCTGAAGACGTCGAGCAGGCTTACGGCTGTCCTGTGGAATTGATAGCCCATGGCGTACCGCACAGGGTATTGCACAAACACTGA
- a CDS encoding metal ABC transporter solute-binding protein, Zn/Mn family — protein sequence MRTINILTLIMLIFTLSATGCIDNGGSASGDDRIIVAVSILPQQEFVEKIAGDNVETILMIPPGASPATYEPSPGQLRELTKARAFFIVGSGLPFEEVWLGKIEGINKDMLIVDCSKGINIIGTETEENTHLKNIDENFQEDGDHAHEGSDPHIWTSPINAKMMVENTYLGLIEIDPENKDIYLNNKENYLKELDDADAMIREKLMEGEERSFMTYHPSWGYFAAEYGLDMITIENEGKEPSPQDMQRVIDKAKEKNIRTIFVQAQFSKQSAETIASAIDGKVVVVDPLAKDYVGNLEIITEAFSEGMTT from the coding sequence ATGAGAACGATTAATATCCTCACACTAATAATGTTAATATTTACATTATCAGCAACTGGCTGTATAGATAACGGGGGGAGCGCATCGGGGGATGATCGAATTATCGTTGCCGTTAGCATCCTTCCGCAGCAGGAGTTTGTAGAAAAGATAGCTGGAGATAATGTTGAAACCATACTCATGATCCCGCCAGGTGCCAGCCCTGCAACCTATGAGCCAAGCCCGGGGCAGCTAAGAGAACTTACAAAAGCAAGGGCTTTTTTCATAGTTGGATCAGGATTACCTTTTGAAGAAGTATGGCTTGGGAAAATTGAAGGAATTAACAAAGACATGCTTATTGTTGATTGTTCAAAAGGGATCAACATTATAGGCACTGAAACGGAAGAGAACACCCATTTGAAAAATATTGATGAAAACTTCCAGGAAGACGGAGATCATGCACATGAAGGATCAGACCCCCACATATGGACATCCCCCATTAATGCTAAAATGATGGTAGAGAACACCTATCTTGGCCTGATAGAGATAGACCCTGAGAACAAGGACATCTACCTGAACAACAAAGAGAACTACTTAAAAGAGCTCGATGATGCTGATGCAATGATAAGGGAGAAACTGATGGAAGGGGAAGAGAGAAGCTTCATGACATACCATCCATCGTGGGGTTATTTTGCAGCAGAATACGGGCTCGATATGATAACTATCGAGAACGAGGGGAAGGAACCAAGCCCCCAGGATATGCAAAGGGTCATCGATAAGGCAAAGGAAAAGAACATCAGGACCATCTTTGTACAAGCACAGTTCAGCAAACAGAGTGCTGAGACCATCGCTTCTGCAATAGACGGAAAAGTGGTGGTGGTTGACCCTCTTGCAAAGGACTATGTGGGGAACTTAGAGATAATAACCGAAGCATTTTCAGAAGGCATGACCACATAA
- a CDS encoding AAA family ATPase — protein sequence MVKIAVTGKGGVGKTTLSGTIARLLARDGYDVLAIDADSDMNLASSLGIAEPPLPLTNYKEMIDERAGEAGGMFKYNPKVDDITDKYGVTGPDGVKMLVMGTVERGGSGCMCPASSFLRALLRHVVLKDSSALIMDMEAGIEHLGRGTTRGIDLMIIVVEPGMRSIETASRIKDLASGIGIEHLAAVVNKGTSSDIKPKLAELGITVLGEIPFSAELMNADFEGKAPLDSGLKNIAPFVEIKDRMLGMIEGFKDEETKDEN from the coding sequence ATGGTAAAGATCGCAGTTACAGGTAAAGGGGGCGTGGGCAAGACCACATTGTCTGGTACGATTGCAAGATTGCTTGCAAGGGATGGGTATGATGTGCTTGCTATTGATGCAGATTCGGATATGAACCTTGCATCTTCATTAGGAATTGCCGAGCCGCCATTGCCACTTACTAATTATAAGGAAATGATCGATGAACGTGCAGGTGAGGCTGGCGGGATGTTCAAGTACAATCCAAAGGTCGATGATATCACAGACAAATATGGTGTCACTGGACCTGATGGTGTGAAAATGCTCGTCATGGGCACGGTCGAACGTGGCGGAAGCGGTTGTATGTGCCCCGCATCTTCTTTTTTAAGAGCGTTGCTAAGGCATGTGGTCCTGAAGGATTCCAGTGCACTGATCATGGATATGGAGGCAGGCATCGAACATCTGGGCAGGGGGACCACACGTGGTATCGATCTTATGATAATAGTCGTGGAGCCTGGAATGCGGTCCATAGAAACCGCAAGCAGGATAAAGGACCTTGCATCCGGCATTGGTATAGAACATCTTGCTGCTGTTGTTAATAAAGGAACTTCTTCGGATATCAAGCCTAAGCTTGCAGAACTTGGTATCACTGTACTTGGGGAGATCCCGTTCTCTGCTGAGCTTATGAACGCGGATTTTGAAGGTAAGGCTCCTCTGGATTCGGGACTTAAGAATATCGCTCCATTTGTTGAGATCAAGGACAGGATGCTTGGGATGATCGAAGGCTTCAAAGACGAAGAGACTAAGGATGAGAACTGA
- a CDS encoding cupin domain-containing protein yields the protein MRTEYANIEPFITKDGSIIRELMHPDGGGSEKQSVAEAIVPMGSSTLAHRHPVAEEIYHITTGSGRMTLDSDVFEVNAGDTVLINSGVSHKIENTGSEDLKILCCCSPAYSHKDTELLE from the coding sequence ATGAGAACTGAATATGCTAATATTGAGCCGTTCATCACAAAGGACGGTTCTATAATAAGGGAGCTCATGCACCCTGATGGAGGTGGAAGTGAGAAGCAGAGTGTTGCGGAAGCTATAGTTCCCATGGGCAGCTCGACCCTTGCACATCGACATCCGGTTGCGGAGGAGATCTATCATATAACAACCGGTAGTGGTCGCATGACCCTCGATTCAGACGTTTTCGAGGTCAATGCAGGTGACACCGTACTAATCAATTCAGGGGTTTCCCACAAGATCGAAAATACCGGGAGTGAAGACCTGAAGATATTGTGTTGCTGCTCCCCTGCCTATTCGCATAAGGATACTGAACTTCTGGAATAA
- the aroC gene encoding chorismate synthase yields MPGNTFGHSFRITTWGESHGRALGVVIDGVPAGLPLDTEIVQKELDRRRPGQSAVSTPRSETDKVEIISGIFEGKTTGTPISMMVWNKDADSSSYDNIKDLPRPGHADYPYMEKYGIRDHRGGGRSSARETIGRVAAGAVAKEILSIFGIDIIAHVTELGGIRAKEMPFDTIKEHLEKTPVRCADLEAAQLMLEKVGKAREEHESIGGVVEIIAIGLPPGIGEPVFDKLDADIAKAIMSIGAVKGVEIGIGNEAAQMKGSQMNDPFILEDGKIIAQTNNAGGILGGLSTGMPIICRASVKPTPSISKVQHTVNTKEMKNSDIIIKGRHDPTIPPRMVPVAEAMMALVLVDHMIRSGHIHPNSLLKQ; encoded by the coding sequence ATGCCCGGAAATACCTTTGGCCATTCTTTCAGGATAACAACCTGGGGAGAATCACACGGACGTGCATTGGGAGTCGTTATTGACGGGGTACCCGCAGGACTTCCCCTTGACACAGAGATAGTACAGAAAGAGCTTGACAGACGACGTCCCGGCCAAAGCGCTGTATCCACACCGCGTTCAGAGACAGACAAGGTGGAGATCATTTCAGGGATATTTGAAGGAAAAACTACCGGCACACCCATTTCCATGATGGTATGGAACAAGGATGCTGATTCGAGTTCTTACGACAATATCAAAGACCTCCCCAGACCGGGGCATGCCGATTACCCATACATGGAAAAATATGGCATCCGTGACCATCGGGGAGGAGGACGTTCTTCCGCACGTGAGACCATTGGAAGAGTTGCAGCAGGAGCTGTTGCAAAAGAGATACTTTCAATTTTTGGTATTGATATCATTGCACATGTCACAGAACTTGGCGGTATTCGTGCAAAAGAGATGCCTTTTGATACAATAAAGGAACATCTTGAAAAGACACCTGTCAGATGTGCCGATCTGGAAGCGGCACAATTGATGCTCGAAAAGGTTGGCAAAGCACGGGAAGAACATGAAAGCATTGGTGGTGTTGTCGAAATAATAGCTATCGGCCTGCCACCGGGAATAGGAGAGCCAGTTTTCGATAAACTTGATGCAGATATAGCAAAAGCTATCATGAGCATCGGTGCTGTCAAAGGTGTTGAGATAGGGATTGGAAATGAGGCAGCACAGATGAAGGGAAGCCAGATGAACGATCCTTTCATACTGGAAGACGGGAAGATAATCGCACAGACCAATAATGCAGGCGGGATACTCGGAGGACTTTCCACAGGAATGCCCATAATCTGCCGTGCAAGTGTCAAACCCACACCATCCATATCAAAAGTGCAGCACACTGTCAATACAAAAGAGATGAAGAACAGCGATATAATCATCAAAGGCCGCCATGACCCAACCATCCCGCCACGAATGGTTCCCGTTGCAGAAGCCATGATGGCATTGGTACTTGTCGACCACATGATAAGAAGCGGTCATATTCATCCGAACTCACTTTTGAAACAATGA